The genome window gctACTCCCACACGTTCCCACTACACTGTATATGGTACACCATTCACTACCCACACCACTGACAAttccacccccccacacacacacacacaccttctcATGCACAGCGTCCACTATGACCATTGGAAAGAACCCTTTGTCTAAGGTCGTATTGAAGCTCTTGAACAGACTGTTTCGATAGGACGGCTCCATCTCAGCATCAAACTCATACTCCTCTACCTTGCGTTTCACTCTGGGAGGGAAGTGGATGATATTTTGATGCTGTAACTTATGATTTGTCATAACATGCAGGAACATGCAGGCTTGCATACTCAGTCCACATACAGATTAGGAATACTTGCATGCTTTACACgcacataccgtatagagcGCAAAATGTTCGAGGCAtttaaatttcgtggaatgacaTTTCGTTGAATAATTAAATGttgtgggttgactgcttacctgGAAGCATTCCCAGGCCACACTTTCAATCTTTGCCCATTACAGCAGATAATTCTCTAATTAAAGAGCAATTTtattcgtgtaggattgctaacccacgaaaacatcgcgctatacggtaatacttgtgtcacatacatgtaatcaaTTCCAGACTAAAAAAAAGAACTAAGTCTGCAGCTAACATTAGCTATATATGGACCTTGAAAAAGCATGAATCATGCAACAAATTCCAACTCTCTTCTTCACTCTCCACACACTAACTCACCTCCGACCAGTCTCTGGGTCTCTCTCTGTTTTCTCCACTTCGTTGAGAAAGTACAAGTCCAGTGCCAAGATACGAGGGGCGGGAGAACCACACCCAACCTCCTTGTCCTGAACAGGAGAAAATGTACACTAGCTCCTAATACATGTATCATAGTTGAAGCATGCCAATATCAACCTGCTTTTGCCATCAACTTTCATAAAACAGCTAACaccaacctacatgtacatgtacatctcgTTTACATTATTGTAGTGTAGGAGCGAACTGTTCCATTTTTTCTTACCATGCACCCAAAACTGTACTAGCACATGAAAGTTCAAGAGGTTTGCAACAAATGTGGTTGAATTGGAGGGTTgaggtacttacatgtagactaGTACCAAACCTTGAGAACTGGGTATGGGCAATTAAAGTGTGAGAACTTACTCTGATGATCTTTGCCAGATGACTTTTGCCAGATCCAGGCAGTCCTCTCAGCACAATGACGATCTACAAGAGGAGTCAATACGTAATCAACATTGGTTGAAATGTCACTTAATCTGATACAAGAAAAATAAACTCACATGACTTGGTCGATCCTTTCTACCTGGTAAATCAAACAGTTTTTCTGATGGCACAGTCTGAATTGTAGGCAGAGGGGGAAATACCACAGGAACCCTGTTGGGTAAgagtgaggggggaggggggtgaaAACTTTCAAAAGCCCCTCTGCGGTTACTCCATTGACTCTCTCTTACAGGTGGTGGAAGCCTGTGAAAATTCCCCCCCATAAGTGGAGGAGGATATTGCAGTGTATTCCTGTAATTAGAAGGTTCTGTTTGATGACAGGAAGGATTTGATAAGCCCCTGTTATCATCTTGAGGACCAGGGTGAAAAAGAAGAGGGCGAGAGAGGTTTATAGTATGATGGTTATGGCCACCATCACGTTGGTAACCATGTTGAAAGGGTTTGTGAAGAGTAGTGTCGGTGTGACCCTCAGTACGTTGTAACCATGGAGGTAAATCGACACCGGCAGTAGATGACAATTGTCGTTCTTCACTTGGTTGATACTCAGAATGTGGGTTTGTATCTCTGTCAGTTGAGTCTGAAGTGAAATCAATAAGGGCAGAATTCTCGTGTCTTTGCTGCTTAAAGTGGTCTCTGTTATGCAACAATGGGGCATGGCCAGATGAATATGACGAAAGAGTCTGAGAGAGAAAAATCGAATGAAGAGTAAAGAATGCCAAACCACATTTTTCACACTTTGTTATCATTATAGCTTAGCACAATAATCATTTTTGGCAAAGAGACAAGACATGAGTGTAACATAATCAAGTATATGTATACACGCGTAATATGCTGCACAAAACCAACCTGTGAATAAGGCAATCTTTCACGAGATAATTCATTACCATAATTAATTGCAGGGGGCCCTCCCCTGCTGGGAGCCACAGGAGGTGTGTCCACATATAAAGGGCGATCTCGATGTAGAGCACTGTAATCCAATTGTTCGCTCGGTCCTAGAACTGGGGGCTAACAATACAGATGTGTATAAACTGTAACAACAAACAACTACACACAGTATCATACGCAACTATACACATGGCCGTTTTTAGAGTAATGCGCCTATGGAGATAACGATGTTGAgacacgacacacacacatacttacTTGGAGTGGAGTTCGCACTGAATGGTGAGGAGGTGAGGGTGAAGGGAAGAGAGGTGGTGGGGgatgtgagggtggtggaggTGGAGGAGGGGAATACGGCAACGGTGGAGGCAGAGGAGGATATCCACCTACAAACAGTGTGTTAGCACAATCTTCATTTACGCCGGCGATCATACTAACAATGTAACATACCACTACGATTACCAGGTGCAGGTGGGTGGCCTGGAGGGAGTGGGGGTGGAGGCAGTGGGGAGCGGTGATGGTGATGGTGACTCATCCTATGATCATGACAAAAGGACATTAATTTGAGACATGATAGGTACTAGCAGGagcatgtgctcctggtactAGCTACTAGATGGAGATATCAAATCAATTAATGAGTTGAGAACAGTGGGTGGGGCCTACAAAAGTACATGTGTGACAACTCTTTTACCTTCAAACTTCACAACTGGCCAGTGGCACAGTGCTATAAATATCTAGCTAAGCTAAAAGCTCCAATGAagaaaaggtcaaaggttcaAGATATTAATCGAGGGCGACTTTTGTGAATTGTGTCTGTGCACAGAAATTGTGCAGACATGTGCAAACAAAAAAAGTGGCTAAGGGTAAACTACTACGTGTCTTTCCTACACCTGTTGTGTGCATATCAAAATGTTATAATGTAAGCATGACAGCTTAGTAAAAACTGATATGTGTCTGATAGCAATAGTTATACAAGATGTTCCACCATTGGTCAATGATCATCAATCCCACTGCAGATATGACATGTTTCAGGTACTATTTGCCCACTCGATTCCAGATTGTAGAAAGTAATCTCACAGGTGGTAAACCAGACTGCAAGCGAAGTAGCTATACCCTCTCCTCTAGATATAAATCTTAAAGCCTACTAATTATAAGTCGTCAATCTGAAATAGTGCTCGcagatgatataattatatagtacatgGCAAACAATAATCGCTATTACAAATTCCAAGTAATATAACGAGCCTCAGGCAATTACAAAAACACAAGTTAATGTACAATAGTCTAGTAGATCGGTGTCCATGGGTGGAGATCTAGAACACACAAAACTGAATAACCAATCAATTTATAGCATGAGCGCCCCAGGCTACAATACCAACTGTTTACAATTGTAAGGCTATTGCGCACAAACACTCAAAATGTACATTGTTCCAATGCTTTAGTTTACTCTTATAAATAAATCATAATCATTCAGGTGTACCAAGCAAGCTGTCGCCCGAGCTAGCAACATGTTTGCTATCAGGTGACTCATGGATAATGACTTGGTGCAGTGGTGTAATCCGAGATGGCTGTGTTTGCTAGGATACAACAGTGGGAGGGAGGTTGGTTACCATCGTTAAGCATGATGGCAATAGAAGTCTTAAAAATATTGTTACCAATCATCAACGAAATCATAATCCGGCATAATCAGACCACACATTAATTGCCTAGAAAAGGTAACAGGATCTGTAAAAGACACCTGTAGTTCATTTTGGCAGATACAGTAGACTTACATTTATGAGTCTCCAATTTTAATGAATGGTAGCTTAGATGGTAGAACACATTAACAAAAATTCAAGTACATGACTGTCGAGCtagtcacataattatatatctataGCAATTGTGTAATCATATTAAAATgtacatgataataattatactttttgTTGTGACCACAATACAAGATGTTGGGTCGTTCTGGCAATGTATTCCTCTAGATCTACACTTAATGCCAGATGTGAGATTGTAAAAAGTTCTAATCACAGTACCTCTTGGCAAAACACTTGTTTACCACATGTGCACACACGTTTGCTTTTATCAGTGCATGGACGGCCTTTGTGCAATTTAGCGCTATATTAAACTACAGTAACACCTATAGGCTATAGATATCATATGATACCTAATAAACAAACTGCTCTCACCCTCTGAAAGAAGAGTCACAACCGAAACTCCACACACCACGTGAATATCCTTTCTTATGACCTTTGAACCCACTATCAGGTTATTGAGGACTATGAATATGATTACCTTGTCTAATTAGTATCAATTTACGGCTTGGCAATCTGTATCTAAGTGAACTTGCTATTCTGTCAATCTAGTGTGAGTGATCGCTATGCCTTGGTTCAAGAAACGCAAGTCAATGCAAGTCAAGAAGCGAAACCGTCTCTCTAAGAAGGACATCTCCCAACCCATTGACTTTAAGCATTGCTATCATGCTGAGTTTGATACCTCCATCCAAGGCTTTGCAGGTCTGCCACCTCAATGGTCTTCACTTATATGTTCCACAAACGAAAAGAACCAACTAGATCTAGACTCTACTCCGTGTGATTCTCTGGACTCTACCCTGATTGCTCCAAAAACCCCTGAGAGGTCTCAATCTGTTTCATCCACACCAACACAGTCCCATAAAAAGCAACCCTCTGTTGAGCTGGAGATCTGTGCCTCACCTTCACAGCAGCAGCTAACAGTAGCCCAAGATGACAGGAGCAGCATCCAGGAATCGACCAAAAGTGACTCAAAAATCACACCATGCAATAGTGCAGGTTCCAGCAAACTTAGCCTTGCGAGCAGTTGCAGCTTGGGGCTCACGAAACGACCTTCCCCAATTGTCCGTGGCCCAGAGTACGGCTTGGAAGAGACCATGAAATACGTTCGCAAACACTGTCGTTCGTCATCACATGGAAACCCCATTGAGAGAGAACTAATCCGTGAGGCACTTTTTCTGAACAGGCATTCAGGACATGAGCAGATTGCAGAAGAGGACTTCATCCCTTTTGGTACTCGAGCACGAGCAGGCTCATATCATCAAATTCGCACTTCCCCCATAAACCGACGTCAGATTGTCTCTTACACGCCAGGAGGTCCCATCAGCTACTCCACGGACCGACTCCCTGCAACATTCATGGCTGCTCCTAATGAAGTTGCCAAATCCGATCTTGGTCTCTATGACTGCGAGAACAACACTTACGATTCACACACCACCATTTTGTCACGAATCAATTCTCCTAGTGAAAGCTCAGGATATTTTGGAAGCACCCGCTCAAGCCTAAACAGTTCAAGGATGTCATCATTTCAGCAGCTGTCCTCAACCTGCTCTCCGAATGGCACGACAATATCACAATATCCTGTGTTCCCCCCTAACCGATCTCTACACCCTTATCAACGGGAACATCCTGACATGGTATGTGCTGCGTGTTATAGTAATAACATAATTTCACcccttggtataattattgcctcaTCACGTGCTCTGTGCAGTGCCTAACCATATTATAGTTAGACAATAATGTTTTGCTTGGATCAAATCCCAGTGGAGTAACAATAAGTACGTAGGGATCCTTTGAAACTCTCATACAATCTTTAAAACTAGTGTTTTTTTCGGTCTGTGTGATATTTTTTCCAAGAATAGATGAATGTGTGCACGCTCTCAGATATATTGTGAGCCTGTTTTGTTTGAGATCTGTACCGCTGAAAAGCATAGGTACTTGTAAATGTAGGCACATGATCAAATTTATAGCAATACGAATTATAGAAGTTATAAATAGTAATTGCTGTAGTATAAATAGCAGCTCGCCAACTAAAAAACAGTAAATTCGCTTAATTGTTTGTCACAACAAATCTATGCTTCAATGTTAGGATTTTTTATTATTTCGCTGCAGGCATGGGCCCACCCTCAGGTGCATCAGCCTGGATCACAACAGCATCGATTCAGCTCTCTGCAGCGACCCAACAAGCACAATCGCGACCCATTGGCCATTAAAATTCATGGTACAAGTGGTAATCTCCCTATGACTGCAAATAGTCAGCCCCATTCACATCAAAACTACCCCAACGTTGGGCACTACGGGACCACCCCTCGACCTCACAAAGGTTGGAGGGCTGGAAGCGCGAATGTAACGTCATTTGGTCATACAACAAGAGGAGGATCTGAAACTGGTAGTACCTATCGAGTGCACGATCGAGCAGATCGCGACCGTTACCATCACGAGCCACTAAGCTCAAAGTCGAGTGCACAGAGCACAGTAACTGCATCATCTAGCAGCTCCAGCACAAACACTCTACCTGCACAGAAGAGAGAGCGTAGACACTCAAGAATGACAAATGAACAATTCCGTACCACTATGGAACTACTTGTGAACCCAAACGACCCGCGGGGCGATCTAGTGGATTTCCACAAGATAGGAGAAGGCTCTACTGGAATAGTGTACAGGGCCAGACAGCGGTCAACTGGGAAGGTGGTTGCTGTCAAGAAGATGAACATTTGGAAACAGCAGAGGAGGGAACTGCTTTTCAACGAGGTGAGTGAGTGTCCTTAAGAAAAGAAACTGTTGGGGTGTCTGTATCTTAGTTAAGGGAATGTTTTCAGGTTAGTTTTGGCTTCAAGGTTGAGCTAGTAGACAAACAAACATGGgtgtacaatataattataagccatgTATTTTACATGTTTTAATTGGATACTTTCCTGTAGTGGTGTT of Halichondria panicea chromosome 9, odHalPani1.1, whole genome shotgun sequence contains these proteins:
- the LOC135341329 gene encoding YLP motif-containing protein 1-like; translation: MSHHHHHRSPLPPPPLPPGHPPAPGNRSGGYPPLPPPLPYSPPPPPPPSHPPPPLFPSPSPPHHSVRTPLQPPVLGPSEQLDYSALHRDRPLYVDTPPVAPSRGGPPAINYGNELSRERLPYSQTLSSYSSGHAPLLHNRDHFKQQRHENSALIDFTSDSTDRDTNPHSEYQPSEERQLSSTAGVDLPPWLQRTEGHTDTTLHKPFQHGYQRDGGHNHHTINLSRPLLFHPGPQDDNRGLSNPSCHQTEPSNYRNTLQYPPPLMGGNFHRLPPPVRESQWSNRRGAFESFHPPPPSLLPNRVPVVFPPLPTIQTVPSEKLFDLPGRKDRPSHIVIVLRGLPGSGKSHLAKIIRDKEVGCGSPAPRILALDLYFLNEVEKTERDPETGRRVKRKVEEYEFDAEMEPSYRNSLFKSFNTTLDKGFFPMVIVDAVHEKVCHFDRYWSIGKMKGFQVYIAELDESVDVCVERNTHNRTKEEIEKLQSHWEATPPHFTRLDVTALLSNTNIDEVEMECNENENDEKAVKNHDNDELVKSRWDDPSEYRLDKMDAVGLFRKRRRLQSEEEGLSLTEYLRGKQEVDSGPAGKRVRWADLEAEKEEQKKREIGFVIGSGWSQVSEEEATRLLKGDDQTTS
- the LOC135341327 gene encoding serine/threonine-protein kinase PAK 6-like, with the protein product MPWFKKRKSMQVKKRNRLSKKDISQPIDFKHCYHAEFDTSIQGFAGLPPQWSSLICSTNEKNQLDLDSTPCDSLDSTLIAPKTPERSQSVSSTPTQSHKKQPSVELEICASPSQQQLTVAQDDRSSIQESTKSDSKITPCNSAGSSKLSLASSCSLGLTKRPSPIVRGPEYGLEETMKYVRKHCRSSSHGNPIERELIREALFLNRHSGHEQIAEEDFIPFGTRARAGSYHQIRTSPINRRQIVSYTPGGPISYSTDRLPATFMAAPNEVAKSDLGLYDCENNTYDSHTTILSRINSPSESSGYFGSTRSSLNSSRMSSFQQLSSTCSPNGTTISQYPVFPPNRSLHPYQREHPDMAWAHPQVHQPGSQQHRFSSLQRPNKHNRDPLAIKIHGTSGNLPMTANSQPHSHQNYPNVGHYGTTPRPHKGWRAGSANVTSFGHTTRGGSETGSTYRVHDRADRDRYHHEPLSSKSSAQSTVTASSSSSSTNTLPAQKRERRHSRMTNEQFRTTMELLVNPNDPRGDLVDFHKIGEGSTGIVYRARQRSTGKVVAVKKMNIWKQQRRELLFNEVMMMKAHPHDNVVRYHDSHLVGDELWVIMELMDGGALTSIVQKSSLTEEQTAAILKQTLRALDHLHSKGVIHRDVKSDSILLDRNGRIKLSDFGFCARLTLEQPRRRSLVGTPYWMAPEIISRQQYSTEVDIWSLGIMTIEMIDGEPPYFNSRPMEAMGYIRDLNPPQLRHPEKASPLLLDFLGRLLVKNPEQRSTARELLKHPFLKHSAPSEEVAQLCNRPRSHSSSSRTKRRAS